Proteins encoded together in one Oncorhynchus nerka isolate Pitt River linkage group LG19, Oner_Uvic_2.0, whole genome shotgun sequence window:
- the LOC115101412 gene encoding MAP7 domain-containing protein 2-like isoform X3, translating to MAEKTVNTASSALTAEGLTPPSVAEKRPRSNSHGSPAHVVLHPGSPAVKNNEVLSPALVIEKKLQLNGLPSPLRLPGNNTNNHADVEGYLRTDDRVRLAKERREERDKGLAVREQAIMEKERRAQLQYERTVEERWRKLEEQRQKEELRRAAVEEKRRQRLEEEKERLDALMKRSLERSLQLEQRPKRWTWGGAGGAQGDCENAPLPASTFPHELAAPFPAASESAPCSPHRSPYQGSPSRANRRRLQGSPEESAGGSISTPQTPKKERLRRERRTGSPATGSPVRRAESPAMFTRRSASPATPKLLPKSCTQSPCTVRQYHSSPIRHRPTTPVADGNKKEDGQVEEAKGHNNISDRNVSKPETPVKKMSDIQSPEKSSQADTAEKKLSNTETPEKRFPKTETPSKNFKGEISEKKDNPDKKSPMAETADRKASKIDTPDKKMPKSACSDLNTDNSTEPSSVTPTGKGIAGTTSAEEASRLLAERRRLARVQKELEEKQRREQEEDERLKAEQLRSRQAEERARQEEEARRAEEERSRQEDLRRTWEEEEKLQREGQDKELQVKMDREKEEAELQAQKDVERQRQEREILKLQQEEERHLRKKRIEEIMKRTRKSDENQAEMKQNEEEGQVDTLPQPVSPPGEMQMNSKMKIETNVQVNVQENPKVESQVNGQVTVHVNKQDSVLVKGQATYQVTPLKTDLQKVQDAKQINKQQTTQVNGQGGAQVLKQESVFVKGRVASKVNQQENVQVKKPEETQVSSQVTAQLKIQKCTQVNVKLATQTIAQEVQPKKPSMASLPVGRPPPPLINLEPLVVKSSGVYDEVQSMEVSPVSKEELVSIPEYSPVNEVQHNGISNARALEDLLDLTGHVAYPKLSPMGSLGDCNKNLIEGLCSPGADSKLIQSHPPASHKFNIQ from the exons ATGGCGGAGAAGACAGTCAATACAGCGTCCAGCGCCTTGACAG CCGAAGGATTGACTCCACCGTCAGTTGCGGAGAAGAGACCCCGAAGCAACAGCCATGGCTCCCCAGCCCATGTTGTACTTCATCCAGGGAGCCCAGCTGTGAAAAACA ACGAGGTGCTGAGCCCAGCATTGGTCATAGAGAAGAAGCTCCAGCTCAATGGGCTCCCCTCCCCTTTACGTCTGCCAGGCAACAACACTAACAATCATGCAG ATGTGGAAGGGTATCTGAGGACAGATGACAGGGTGCGTTTAGCCAAAGAGAGACGTGAGGAAAGAGATAAAGGTTTAG CGGTACGAGAGCAGGCGATCATGGAGAAGGAGCGGCGGGCTCAGCTGCAGTATGAGCGTACCGTGGAGGAGCGCTGGAGGAAGctggaggaacagagacagaaggaggagcTCCGCAGAGCTgctgtggaggagaagaggagacagaggctgGAGGAGGAAAAG GAGCGACTGGACGCTCTGATGAAACGCTCCCTGGAACGCAGCCTGCAGCTAGAGCAAAGGCCCAAACGCTGGACATGGGGCGGAGCTGGAGGAGCACAGG GTGACTGtgagaatgcccctctccccgccTCCACCTTTCCCCATGAACTCGCCGCCCCCTTTCCTGCTGCCAGCGAATCCG CTCCCTGCAGCCCCCACAGGTCACCCTATCAGGGCTCGCCAAGCCGGGCTAATCGACGGAGGctccagggctctccagaggagtCAGCAGGGGGGTCTATCTCCACCCCTCAAACCCCCAAG AAGGAGAGGTTgcgcagagagagaaggactggcTCCCCGGCGACAGGCTCCCCTGTGAGAAGAGCAGAATCCCCAGCCATGTTCACCAGACGCTCAGCCTCCCCCGCCACCCCCAA GTTGTTGCCTAAGAGCTGTACCCAGTCTCCCTGCACTGTGCGCCAGTACCACTCTTCTCCCATCAGGCACAGACCCACCACCCCGGTTGCCGACGGCAACAAGAAGGAGGACGGACAAGTTGAAGAAGCCAAAGGGCACAACAACATCAGTGACAGAAATGTCTCCAAGCCAGAGACCCCTGTGAAAAAGATGTCTGATATTCAGAGCCCTGAGAAGTCTTCTCAAGCCGACACCGCTGAAAAAAAACTGTCTAACACTGAGACCCCAGAAAAGAGATTCCCAAAAACTGAGACCCCCAGTAAGAACTTCAAAGGTGAGATTTCTGAAAAGAAGGACAACCCTGATAAGAAGAGTCCTATGGCTGAGACTGCTGATAGGAAAGCCTCCAAAATAGACACTCCAGACAAGAAGATGCCAAAGTCCGCCTGCAGCGACCTGAATACAGATAACAGCACAG AGCCATCGTCAGTGACGCCAACAGGAAAAGGAATTGCTGGAACGACAAGCGCAGAGGAAGCATCTAGACTGCTAGCGGAGCGTAGGCGTCTGGCCAGGGTGCAGAAGGAGCTGGAGGAGAAACAACGTCGTGAGCAGGAGGAGGATGAGCG GCTGAAGGCGGAGCAGCTGAGGAGTAGACAGGCAGAGGAGCGAGCACGGCAGGAGGAGGAGGCTCGAcgggctgaggaggagaggagcagacaggaggaCCTCCGTAGGAcgtgggaggaagaggagaaactaCAGCGGGAGGGCCAGGATAAGGAGCTACAGGTcaagatggacagagag AAGGAGGAGGCCGAGTTACAGGCACAGAAGGATGTGGAACGTCAgcgtcaggagagagagatactcaaGCTACAACAAGAAGAGGAGAGACATCTGCGGAAGAAG AGAATTGAGGAGATAATGAAGAGAACGAGGAAGAGTGATGAGAACCAGGCTGAGATGAAG CAGAATGAGGAGGAAGGGCAGGTGGATACTCTGCCTCAGCCTGTCTCACCACCAG GGGAAATGCAAATGAACTCAAAGATGAAGATTGAAACTAATGTTCAGGTGAATGTGCAAGAAAACCCAAAGGTTGAGTCTCAGGTTAATGGACAGGTCACTGTTCATGTCAACAAGCAGGACAGTGTCCTGGTGAAGGGACAAGCCACCTACCAGGTAACCCCACTGAAGACTgatctgcaaaaggtacaggacgctaaacaaataaataaacaacagACCACCCAAGTGAATGGACAGGGTGGAGCCCAGGTTCTCAAGCAAGAGAGTGTCTTTGTAAAGGGACGGGTCGCTTCCAAAGTGAACCAGCAAGAGAATGTACAGGTGAAGAAACCGGAGGAAACCCAGGTGAGCAGCCAAGTCACTGCTCAGCTCAAAATCCAGAAGTGTACCCAAGTAAATGTGAAGTTGGCCACACAGACAATCGCACAAGAGGTGCAGCCCAAGAAACCGTCCATGGCGTCCCTACCGGTGGGCCGACCCCCACCTCCACTCATCAACCTGGAGCCTCTGGTTGTGAAAAGCAGCGGGGTGTATGACGAGGTGCAGTCCATGGAGGTCAG CCCAGTTTCCAAGGAGGAGCTCGTCTCCATCCCAGAGTACTCCCCAGTCAATGAGGTCCAGCACAATGGCATAAGTAATGCCCGAGCCCTGGAAGATCTGCTGGACCTAACGGGCCATGTGGCCTACCCCAAACTCTCCCCCATGGGAAGCCTAGGAGACTGCAACAAGAACCTGATCGAGGGGCTCTGCAGCCCCGGTGCCGATTCCAAGCTCATCCAATCTCATCCTCCAGCCTCACACAAGTTCAACATCCAGTAG
- the LOC115101412 gene encoding MAP7 domain-containing protein 2-like isoform X2 — MAEKTVNTASSALTAEGLTPPSVAEKRPRSNSHGSPAHVVLHPGSPAVKNNEVLSPALVIEKKLQLNGLPSPLRLPGNNTNNHAGKQYVEGYLRTDDRVRLAKERREERDKGLAVREQAIMEKERRAQLQYERTVEERWRKLEEQRQKEELRRAAVEEKRRQRLEEEKERLDALMKRSLERSLQLEQRPKRWTWGGAGGAQGDCENAPLPASTFPHELAAPFPAASESAPCSPHRSPYQGSPSRANRRRLQGSPEESAGGSISTPQTPKKERLRRERRTGSPATGSPVRRAESPAMFTRRSASPATPKLLPKSCTQSPCTVRQYHSSPIRHRPTTPVADGNKKEDGQVEEAKGHNNISDRNVSKPETPVKKMSDIQSPEKSSQADTAEKKLSNTETPEKRFPKTETPSKNFKGEISEKKDNPDKKSPMAETADRKASKIDTPDKKMPKSACSDLNTDNSTEPSSVTPTGKGIAGTTSAEEASRLLAERRRLARVQKELEEKQRREQEEDERLKAEQLRSRQAEERARQEEEARRAEEERSRQEDLRRTWEEEEKLQREGQDKELQVKMDREKEEAELQAQKDVERQRQEREILKLQQEEERHLRKKRIEEIMKRTRKSDENQAEMKNEEEGQVDTLPQPVSPPGEMQMNSKMKIETNVQVNVQENPKVESQVNGQVTVHVNKQDSVLVKGQATYQVTPLKTDLQKVQDAKQINKQQTTQVNGQGGAQVLKQESVFVKGRVASKVNQQENVQVKKPEETQVSSQVTAQLKIQKCTQVNVKLATQTIAQEVQPKKPSMASLPVGRPPPPLINLEPLVVKSSGVYDEVQSMEVSPVSKEELVSIPEYSPVNEVQHNGISNARALEDLLDLTGHVAYPKLSPMGSLGDCNKNLIEGLCSPGADSKLIQSHPPASHKFNIQ, encoded by the exons ATGGCGGAGAAGACAGTCAATACAGCGTCCAGCGCCTTGACAG CCGAAGGATTGACTCCACCGTCAGTTGCGGAGAAGAGACCCCGAAGCAACAGCCATGGCTCCCCAGCCCATGTTGTACTTCATCCAGGGAGCCCAGCTGTGAAAAACA ACGAGGTGCTGAGCCCAGCATTGGTCATAGAGAAGAAGCTCCAGCTCAATGGGCTCCCCTCCCCTTTACGTCTGCCAGGCAACAACACTAACAATCATGCAGGTAAACAGT ATGTGGAAGGGTATCTGAGGACAGATGACAGGGTGCGTTTAGCCAAAGAGAGACGTGAGGAAAGAGATAAAGGTTTAG CGGTACGAGAGCAGGCGATCATGGAGAAGGAGCGGCGGGCTCAGCTGCAGTATGAGCGTACCGTGGAGGAGCGCTGGAGGAAGctggaggaacagagacagaaggaggagcTCCGCAGAGCTgctgtggaggagaagaggagacagaggctgGAGGAGGAAAAG GAGCGACTGGACGCTCTGATGAAACGCTCCCTGGAACGCAGCCTGCAGCTAGAGCAAAGGCCCAAACGCTGGACATGGGGCGGAGCTGGAGGAGCACAGG GTGACTGtgagaatgcccctctccccgccTCCACCTTTCCCCATGAACTCGCCGCCCCCTTTCCTGCTGCCAGCGAATCCG CTCCCTGCAGCCCCCACAGGTCACCCTATCAGGGCTCGCCAAGCCGGGCTAATCGACGGAGGctccagggctctccagaggagtCAGCAGGGGGGTCTATCTCCACCCCTCAAACCCCCAAG AAGGAGAGGTTgcgcagagagagaaggactggcTCCCCGGCGACAGGCTCCCCTGTGAGAAGAGCAGAATCCCCAGCCATGTTCACCAGACGCTCAGCCTCCCCCGCCACCCCCAA GTTGTTGCCTAAGAGCTGTACCCAGTCTCCCTGCACTGTGCGCCAGTACCACTCTTCTCCCATCAGGCACAGACCCACCACCCCGGTTGCCGACGGCAACAAGAAGGAGGACGGACAAGTTGAAGAAGCCAAAGGGCACAACAACATCAGTGACAGAAATGTCTCCAAGCCAGAGACCCCTGTGAAAAAGATGTCTGATATTCAGAGCCCTGAGAAGTCTTCTCAAGCCGACACCGCTGAAAAAAAACTGTCTAACACTGAGACCCCAGAAAAGAGATTCCCAAAAACTGAGACCCCCAGTAAGAACTTCAAAGGTGAGATTTCTGAAAAGAAGGACAACCCTGATAAGAAGAGTCCTATGGCTGAGACTGCTGATAGGAAAGCCTCCAAAATAGACACTCCAGACAAGAAGATGCCAAAGTCCGCCTGCAGCGACCTGAATACAGATAACAGCACAG AGCCATCGTCAGTGACGCCAACAGGAAAAGGAATTGCTGGAACGACAAGCGCAGAGGAAGCATCTAGACTGCTAGCGGAGCGTAGGCGTCTGGCCAGGGTGCAGAAGGAGCTGGAGGAGAAACAACGTCGTGAGCAGGAGGAGGATGAGCG GCTGAAGGCGGAGCAGCTGAGGAGTAGACAGGCAGAGGAGCGAGCACGGCAGGAGGAGGAGGCTCGAcgggctgaggaggagaggagcagacaggaggaCCTCCGTAGGAcgtgggaggaagaggagaaactaCAGCGGGAGGGCCAGGATAAGGAGCTACAGGTcaagatggacagagag AAGGAGGAGGCCGAGTTACAGGCACAGAAGGATGTGGAACGTCAgcgtcaggagagagagatactcaaGCTACAACAAGAAGAGGAGAGACATCTGCGGAAGAAG AGAATTGAGGAGATAATGAAGAGAACGAGGAAGAGTGATGAGAACCAGGCTGAGATGAAG AATGAGGAGGAAGGGCAGGTGGATACTCTGCCTCAGCCTGTCTCACCACCAG GGGAAATGCAAATGAACTCAAAGATGAAGATTGAAACTAATGTTCAGGTGAATGTGCAAGAAAACCCAAAGGTTGAGTCTCAGGTTAATGGACAGGTCACTGTTCATGTCAACAAGCAGGACAGTGTCCTGGTGAAGGGACAAGCCACCTACCAGGTAACCCCACTGAAGACTgatctgcaaaaggtacaggacgctaaacaaataaataaacaacagACCACCCAAGTGAATGGACAGGGTGGAGCCCAGGTTCTCAAGCAAGAGAGTGTCTTTGTAAAGGGACGGGTCGCTTCCAAAGTGAACCAGCAAGAGAATGTACAGGTGAAGAAACCGGAGGAAACCCAGGTGAGCAGCCAAGTCACTGCTCAGCTCAAAATCCAGAAGTGTACCCAAGTAAATGTGAAGTTGGCCACACAGACAATCGCACAAGAGGTGCAGCCCAAGAAACCGTCCATGGCGTCCCTACCGGTGGGCCGACCCCCACCTCCACTCATCAACCTGGAGCCTCTGGTTGTGAAAAGCAGCGGGGTGTATGACGAGGTGCAGTCCATGGAGGTCAG CCCAGTTTCCAAGGAGGAGCTCGTCTCCATCCCAGAGTACTCCCCAGTCAATGAGGTCCAGCACAATGGCATAAGTAATGCCCGAGCCCTGGAAGATCTGCTGGACCTAACGGGCCATGTGGCCTACCCCAAACTCTCCCCCATGGGAAGCCTAGGAGACTGCAACAAGAACCTGATCGAGGGGCTCTGCAGCCCCGGTGCCGATTCCAAGCTCATCCAATCTCATCCTCCAGCCTCACACAAGTTCAACATCCAGTAG
- the LOC115101412 gene encoding MAP7 domain-containing protein 2-like isoform X1: MAEKTVNTASSALTAEGLTPPSVAEKRPRSNSHGSPAHVVLHPGSPAVKNNEVLSPALVIEKKLQLNGLPSPLRLPGNNTNNHAGKQYVEGYLRTDDRVRLAKERREERDKGLAVREQAIMEKERRAQLQYERTVEERWRKLEEQRQKEELRRAAVEEKRRQRLEEEKERLDALMKRSLERSLQLEQRPKRWTWGGAGGAQGDCENAPLPASTFPHELAAPFPAASESAPCSPHRSPYQGSPSRANRRRLQGSPEESAGGSISTPQTPKKERLRRERRTGSPATGSPVRRAESPAMFTRRSASPATPKLLPKSCTQSPCTVRQYHSSPIRHRPTTPVADGNKKEDGQVEEAKGHNNISDRNVSKPETPVKKMSDIQSPEKSSQADTAEKKLSNTETPEKRFPKTETPSKNFKGEISEKKDNPDKKSPMAETADRKASKIDTPDKKMPKSACSDLNTDNSTEPSSVTPTGKGIAGTTSAEEASRLLAERRRLARVQKELEEKQRREQEEDERLKAEQLRSRQAEERARQEEEARRAEEERSRQEDLRRTWEEEEKLQREGQDKELQVKMDREKEEAELQAQKDVERQRQEREILKLQQEEERHLRKKRIEEIMKRTRKSDENQAEMKQNEEEGQVDTLPQPVSPPGEMQMNSKMKIETNVQVNVQENPKVESQVNGQVTVHVNKQDSVLVKGQATYQVTPLKTDLQKVQDAKQINKQQTTQVNGQGGAQVLKQESVFVKGRVASKVNQQENVQVKKPEETQVSSQVTAQLKIQKCTQVNVKLATQTIAQEVQPKKPSMASLPVGRPPPPLINLEPLVVKSSGVYDEVQSMEVSPVSKEELVSIPEYSPVNEVQHNGISNARALEDLLDLTGHVAYPKLSPMGSLGDCNKNLIEGLCSPGADSKLIQSHPPASHKFNIQ; this comes from the exons ATGGCGGAGAAGACAGTCAATACAGCGTCCAGCGCCTTGACAG CCGAAGGATTGACTCCACCGTCAGTTGCGGAGAAGAGACCCCGAAGCAACAGCCATGGCTCCCCAGCCCATGTTGTACTTCATCCAGGGAGCCCAGCTGTGAAAAACA ACGAGGTGCTGAGCCCAGCATTGGTCATAGAGAAGAAGCTCCAGCTCAATGGGCTCCCCTCCCCTTTACGTCTGCCAGGCAACAACACTAACAATCATGCAGGTAAACAGT ATGTGGAAGGGTATCTGAGGACAGATGACAGGGTGCGTTTAGCCAAAGAGAGACGTGAGGAAAGAGATAAAGGTTTAG CGGTACGAGAGCAGGCGATCATGGAGAAGGAGCGGCGGGCTCAGCTGCAGTATGAGCGTACCGTGGAGGAGCGCTGGAGGAAGctggaggaacagagacagaaggaggagcTCCGCAGAGCTgctgtggaggagaagaggagacagaggctgGAGGAGGAAAAG GAGCGACTGGACGCTCTGATGAAACGCTCCCTGGAACGCAGCCTGCAGCTAGAGCAAAGGCCCAAACGCTGGACATGGGGCGGAGCTGGAGGAGCACAGG GTGACTGtgagaatgcccctctccccgccTCCACCTTTCCCCATGAACTCGCCGCCCCCTTTCCTGCTGCCAGCGAATCCG CTCCCTGCAGCCCCCACAGGTCACCCTATCAGGGCTCGCCAAGCCGGGCTAATCGACGGAGGctccagggctctccagaggagtCAGCAGGGGGGTCTATCTCCACCCCTCAAACCCCCAAG AAGGAGAGGTTgcgcagagagagaaggactggcTCCCCGGCGACAGGCTCCCCTGTGAGAAGAGCAGAATCCCCAGCCATGTTCACCAGACGCTCAGCCTCCCCCGCCACCCCCAA GTTGTTGCCTAAGAGCTGTACCCAGTCTCCCTGCACTGTGCGCCAGTACCACTCTTCTCCCATCAGGCACAGACCCACCACCCCGGTTGCCGACGGCAACAAGAAGGAGGACGGACAAGTTGAAGAAGCCAAAGGGCACAACAACATCAGTGACAGAAATGTCTCCAAGCCAGAGACCCCTGTGAAAAAGATGTCTGATATTCAGAGCCCTGAGAAGTCTTCTCAAGCCGACACCGCTGAAAAAAAACTGTCTAACACTGAGACCCCAGAAAAGAGATTCCCAAAAACTGAGACCCCCAGTAAGAACTTCAAAGGTGAGATTTCTGAAAAGAAGGACAACCCTGATAAGAAGAGTCCTATGGCTGAGACTGCTGATAGGAAAGCCTCCAAAATAGACACTCCAGACAAGAAGATGCCAAAGTCCGCCTGCAGCGACCTGAATACAGATAACAGCACAG AGCCATCGTCAGTGACGCCAACAGGAAAAGGAATTGCTGGAACGACAAGCGCAGAGGAAGCATCTAGACTGCTAGCGGAGCGTAGGCGTCTGGCCAGGGTGCAGAAGGAGCTGGAGGAGAAACAACGTCGTGAGCAGGAGGAGGATGAGCG GCTGAAGGCGGAGCAGCTGAGGAGTAGACAGGCAGAGGAGCGAGCACGGCAGGAGGAGGAGGCTCGAcgggctgaggaggagaggagcagacaggaggaCCTCCGTAGGAcgtgggaggaagaggagaaactaCAGCGGGAGGGCCAGGATAAGGAGCTACAGGTcaagatggacagagag AAGGAGGAGGCCGAGTTACAGGCACAGAAGGATGTGGAACGTCAgcgtcaggagagagagatactcaaGCTACAACAAGAAGAGGAGAGACATCTGCGGAAGAAG AGAATTGAGGAGATAATGAAGAGAACGAGGAAGAGTGATGAGAACCAGGCTGAGATGAAG CAGAATGAGGAGGAAGGGCAGGTGGATACTCTGCCTCAGCCTGTCTCACCACCAG GGGAAATGCAAATGAACTCAAAGATGAAGATTGAAACTAATGTTCAGGTGAATGTGCAAGAAAACCCAAAGGTTGAGTCTCAGGTTAATGGACAGGTCACTGTTCATGTCAACAAGCAGGACAGTGTCCTGGTGAAGGGACAAGCCACCTACCAGGTAACCCCACTGAAGACTgatctgcaaaaggtacaggacgctaaacaaataaataaacaacagACCACCCAAGTGAATGGACAGGGTGGAGCCCAGGTTCTCAAGCAAGAGAGTGTCTTTGTAAAGGGACGGGTCGCTTCCAAAGTGAACCAGCAAGAGAATGTACAGGTGAAGAAACCGGAGGAAACCCAGGTGAGCAGCCAAGTCACTGCTCAGCTCAAAATCCAGAAGTGTACCCAAGTAAATGTGAAGTTGGCCACACAGACAATCGCACAAGAGGTGCAGCCCAAGAAACCGTCCATGGCGTCCCTACCGGTGGGCCGACCCCCACCTCCACTCATCAACCTGGAGCCTCTGGTTGTGAAAAGCAGCGGGGTGTATGACGAGGTGCAGTCCATGGAGGTCAG CCCAGTTTCCAAGGAGGAGCTCGTCTCCATCCCAGAGTACTCCCCAGTCAATGAGGTCCAGCACAATGGCATAAGTAATGCCCGAGCCCTGGAAGATCTGCTGGACCTAACGGGCCATGTGGCCTACCCCAAACTCTCCCCCATGGGAAGCCTAGGAGACTGCAACAAGAACCTGATCGAGGGGCTCTGCAGCCCCGGTGCCGATTCCAAGCTCATCCAATCTCATCCTCCAGCCTCACACAAGTTCAACATCCAGTAG
- the LOC115101412 gene encoding MAP7 domain-containing protein 2-like isoform X4, with the protein MAEKTVNTASSALTAEGLTPPSVAEKRPRSNSHGSPAHVVLHPGSPAVKNNEVLSPALVIEKKLQLNGLPSPLRLPGNNTNNHAGKQYVEGYLRTDDRVRLAKERREERDKGLAVREQAIMEKERRAQLQYERTVEERWRKLEEQRQKEELRRAAVEEKRRQRLEEEKERLDALMKRSLERSLQLEQRPKRWTWGGAGGAQAPCSPHRSPYQGSPSRANRRRLQGSPEESAGGSISTPQTPKKERLRRERRTGSPATGSPVRRAESPAMFTRRSASPATPKLLPKSCTQSPCTVRQYHSSPIRHRPTTPVADGNKKEDGQVEEAKGHNNISDRNVSKPETPVKKMSDIQSPEKSSQADTAEKKLSNTETPEKRFPKTETPSKNFKGEISEKKDNPDKKSPMAETADRKASKIDTPDKKMPKSACSDLNTDNSTEPSSVTPTGKGIAGTTSAEEASRLLAERRRLARVQKELEEKQRREQEEDERLKAEQLRSRQAEERARQEEEARRAEEERSRQEDLRRTWEEEEKLQREGQDKELQVKMDREKEEAELQAQKDVERQRQEREILKLQQEEERHLRKKRIEEIMKRTRKSDENQAEMKQNEEEGQVDTLPQPVSPPGEMQMNSKMKIETNVQVNVQENPKVESQVNGQVTVHVNKQDSVLVKGQATYQVTPLKTDLQKVQDAKQINKQQTTQVNGQGGAQVLKQESVFVKGRVASKVNQQENVQVKKPEETQVSSQVTAQLKIQKCTQVNVKLATQTIAQEVQPKKPSMASLPVGRPPPPLINLEPLVVKSSGVYDEVQSMEVSPVSKEELVSIPEYSPVNEVQHNGISNARALEDLLDLTGHVAYPKLSPMGSLGDCNKNLIEGLCSPGADSKLIQSHPPASHKFNIQ; encoded by the exons ATGGCGGAGAAGACAGTCAATACAGCGTCCAGCGCCTTGACAG CCGAAGGATTGACTCCACCGTCAGTTGCGGAGAAGAGACCCCGAAGCAACAGCCATGGCTCCCCAGCCCATGTTGTACTTCATCCAGGGAGCCCAGCTGTGAAAAACA ACGAGGTGCTGAGCCCAGCATTGGTCATAGAGAAGAAGCTCCAGCTCAATGGGCTCCCCTCCCCTTTACGTCTGCCAGGCAACAACACTAACAATCATGCAGGTAAACAGT ATGTGGAAGGGTATCTGAGGACAGATGACAGGGTGCGTTTAGCCAAAGAGAGACGTGAGGAAAGAGATAAAGGTTTAG CGGTACGAGAGCAGGCGATCATGGAGAAGGAGCGGCGGGCTCAGCTGCAGTATGAGCGTACCGTGGAGGAGCGCTGGAGGAAGctggaggaacagagacagaaggaggagcTCCGCAGAGCTgctgtggaggagaagaggagacagaggctgGAGGAGGAAAAG GAGCGACTGGACGCTCTGATGAAACGCTCCCTGGAACGCAGCCTGCAGCTAGAGCAAAGGCCCAAACGCTGGACATGGGGCGGAGCTGGAGGAGCACAGG CTCCCTGCAGCCCCCACAGGTCACCCTATCAGGGCTCGCCAAGCCGGGCTAATCGACGGAGGctccagggctctccagaggagtCAGCAGGGGGGTCTATCTCCACCCCTCAAACCCCCAAG AAGGAGAGGTTgcgcagagagagaaggactggcTCCCCGGCGACAGGCTCCCCTGTGAGAAGAGCAGAATCCCCAGCCATGTTCACCAGACGCTCAGCCTCCCCCGCCACCCCCAA GTTGTTGCCTAAGAGCTGTACCCAGTCTCCCTGCACTGTGCGCCAGTACCACTCTTCTCCCATCAGGCACAGACCCACCACCCCGGTTGCCGACGGCAACAAGAAGGAGGACGGACAAGTTGAAGAAGCCAAAGGGCACAACAACATCAGTGACAGAAATGTCTCCAAGCCAGAGACCCCTGTGAAAAAGATGTCTGATATTCAGAGCCCTGAGAAGTCTTCTCAAGCCGACACCGCTGAAAAAAAACTGTCTAACACTGAGACCCCAGAAAAGAGATTCCCAAAAACTGAGACCCCCAGTAAGAACTTCAAAGGTGAGATTTCTGAAAAGAAGGACAACCCTGATAAGAAGAGTCCTATGGCTGAGACTGCTGATAGGAAAGCCTCCAAAATAGACACTCCAGACAAGAAGATGCCAAAGTCCGCCTGCAGCGACCTGAATACAGATAACAGCACAG AGCCATCGTCAGTGACGCCAACAGGAAAAGGAATTGCTGGAACGACAAGCGCAGAGGAAGCATCTAGACTGCTAGCGGAGCGTAGGCGTCTGGCCAGGGTGCAGAAGGAGCTGGAGGAGAAACAACGTCGTGAGCAGGAGGAGGATGAGCG GCTGAAGGCGGAGCAGCTGAGGAGTAGACAGGCAGAGGAGCGAGCACGGCAGGAGGAGGAGGCTCGAcgggctgaggaggagaggagcagacaggaggaCCTCCGTAGGAcgtgggaggaagaggagaaactaCAGCGGGAGGGCCAGGATAAGGAGCTACAGGTcaagatggacagagag AAGGAGGAGGCCGAGTTACAGGCACAGAAGGATGTGGAACGTCAgcgtcaggagagagagatactcaaGCTACAACAAGAAGAGGAGAGACATCTGCGGAAGAAG AGAATTGAGGAGATAATGAAGAGAACGAGGAAGAGTGATGAGAACCAGGCTGAGATGAAG CAGAATGAGGAGGAAGGGCAGGTGGATACTCTGCCTCAGCCTGTCTCACCACCAG GGGAAATGCAAATGAACTCAAAGATGAAGATTGAAACTAATGTTCAGGTGAATGTGCAAGAAAACCCAAAGGTTGAGTCTCAGGTTAATGGACAGGTCACTGTTCATGTCAACAAGCAGGACAGTGTCCTGGTGAAGGGACAAGCCACCTACCAGGTAACCCCACTGAAGACTgatctgcaaaaggtacaggacgctaaacaaataaataaacaacagACCACCCAAGTGAATGGACAGGGTGGAGCCCAGGTTCTCAAGCAAGAGAGTGTCTTTGTAAAGGGACGGGTCGCTTCCAAAGTGAACCAGCAAGAGAATGTACAGGTGAAGAAACCGGAGGAAACCCAGGTGAGCAGCCAAGTCACTGCTCAGCTCAAAATCCAGAAGTGTACCCAAGTAAATGTGAAGTTGGCCACACAGACAATCGCACAAGAGGTGCAGCCCAAGAAACCGTCCATGGCGTCCCTACCGGTGGGCCGACCCCCACCTCCACTCATCAACCTGGAGCCTCTGGTTGTGAAAAGCAGCGGGGTGTATGACGAGGTGCAGTCCATGGAGGTCAG CCCAGTTTCCAAGGAGGAGCTCGTCTCCATCCCAGAGTACTCCCCAGTCAATGAGGTCCAGCACAATGGCATAAGTAATGCCCGAGCCCTGGAAGATCTGCTGGACCTAACGGGCCATGTGGCCTACCCCAAACTCTCCCCCATGGGAAGCCTAGGAGACTGCAACAAGAACCTGATCGAGGGGCTCTGCAGCCCCGGTGCCGATTCCAAGCTCATCCAATCTCATCCTCCAGCCTCACACAAGTTCAACATCCAGTAG